In Streptococcus parasuis, the following proteins share a genomic window:
- the tkt gene encoding transketolase codes for MSNLSVNAIRFLGIDAIEKSKSGHPGIVMGAAPMAYSLFTKELRVNPSQPNWINRDRFILSAGHGSMLLYGLLHLSGFEDVTMDEIKNFRQWGSKTPGHPEFGHTTGVDATTGPLGQGISTATGFAQAERFLAAKYNRDGFPIFDHYTYVICGDGDLMEGVSSEAASYAGLQKLEKLIVLYDSNDINLDGETKDAFTESVRARYDAYGWHTDLVTDGTDVDAIFAAIKKAKAAGKPSLIEIKTVIGYGSPNKAGSNAAHGAPLGPEEAEATRKALDWNYAPFEIPAEVYADFKANVADRGAAAYDAWVKLVEDYKVAHPELAAEVTAILEGRELAELTEADFPVYENGFSQATRNSSQDAINAAAAVLPNFFGGSADLAHSNMTVIKGEGLQDSANPLNRNIQFGVREFAMGTILNGMAAHGGLRVFGGTFFVFSDYVKAAVRLSALQGLPVTYVFTHDSIAVGEDGPTHEPIEHLAGLRAMPNLNVFRPADARETQAAWYLSLTSKSTPSALVLTRQNLTVEEGTAFDKVSKGAYVVYEASGFDTILLASGSEVNLAIKAAKELEASGTKVRVVSVPSTELFDAQDAAYKEEILPNTIRRRLAIEMGATQSWYKYVGLDGKVLGIDTFGASAPAQTVIDNYGFTVENVVKLVGEL; via the coding sequence ATGTCAAATCTTTCAGTCAATGCGATTCGTTTCCTTGGTATTGATGCCATTGAGAAATCGAAATCAGGTCACCCTGGCATCGTTATGGGTGCAGCCCCAATGGCTTATAGCCTCTTTACTAAAGAACTTCGTGTAAATCCATCCCAACCGAATTGGATTAACCGTGATCGTTTCATCTTATCAGCCGGCCATGGCTCCATGCTTCTTTATGGCCTCCTTCATTTGTCAGGATTTGAAGATGTCACAATGGATGAAATAAAGAATTTCCGTCAATGGGGTTCAAAAACACCTGGTCACCCAGAATTTGGTCATACAACAGGTGTAGATGCGACTACAGGCCCTCTTGGACAAGGGATTTCAACTGCGACAGGTTTTGCGCAAGCAGAGCGTTTCCTTGCAGCTAAGTACAACCGCGATGGCTTCCCAATCTTTGATCACTATACTTATGTGATTTGCGGTGATGGGGACTTGATGGAAGGTGTTTCCTCAGAGGCTGCTTCTTATGCAGGACTTCAAAAATTAGAAAAACTCATCGTTCTCTATGATTCAAATGACATCAACTTGGATGGTGAAACGAAAGATGCCTTTACAGAAAGTGTACGTGCACGTTACGATGCATATGGTTGGCATACAGACCTCGTAACAGATGGTACAGATGTAGATGCCATCTTTGCGGCTATTAAAAAAGCAAAAGCTGCTGGTAAACCATCACTTATCGAAATCAAGACAGTTATTGGTTATGGTTCACCAAATAAAGCTGGAAGCAATGCGGCTCACGGTGCTCCTCTTGGTCCAGAAGAGGCAGAAGCAACTCGTAAGGCGCTTGATTGGAACTATGCTCCGTTTGAAATTCCAGCTGAAGTCTATGCAGACTTCAAAGCTAATGTAGCTGACCGTGGAGCAGCTGCGTATGATGCTTGGGTGAAATTGGTGGAAGACTACAAAGTAGCACATCCAGAATTGGCTGCAGAAGTAACAGCTATCTTGGAAGGTCGTGAATTGGCTGAGTTGACAGAAGCTGATTTCCCTGTCTATGAAAATGGTTTCTCACAAGCAACTCGTAACTCATCACAAGATGCGATAAATGCAGCAGCGGCTGTATTACCAAATTTCTTTGGTGGCTCAGCTGACTTGGCACATTCAAATATGACTGTCATTAAGGGGGAAGGACTTCAAGACTCTGCTAATCCTCTGAATCGCAATATCCAATTCGGTGTGCGTGAATTTGCTATGGGTACTATCTTGAATGGTATGGCAGCACACGGTGGACTTCGCGTTTTCGGTGGTACCTTCTTCGTCTTCTCAGACTATGTGAAGGCAGCAGTTCGTTTGTCAGCCCTTCAAGGTCTTCCTGTGACTTATGTCTTTACGCATGATTCAATTGCAGTCGGTGAAGATGGCCCAACTCACGAGCCAATCGAGCACTTGGCAGGACTTCGTGCCATGCCAAACCTCAATGTCTTCCGCCCAGCAGATGCGCGTGAAACACAGGCAGCTTGGTACTTGTCATTGACCAGCAAATCAACACCATCAGCCCTTGTTCTCACTCGTCAAAACTTGACAGTTGAAGAAGGAACAGCCTTTGACAAGGTTTCAAAAGGTGCTTACGTTGTCTATGAAGCATCAGGCTTTGATACCATCCTTCTTGCATCTGGTTCAGAAGTGAACTTAGCTATAAAAGCTGCCAAAGAGCTAGAAGCATCAGGCACTAAGGTTCGTGTGGTTTCTGTACCGTCTACTGAGCTCTTTGATGCGCAAGATGCAGCTTATAAGGAAGAAATTCTTCCAAATACCATCCGTCGTCGATTGGCCATTGAAATGGGTGCAACTCAAAGTTGGTACAAGTATGTCGGTCTTGATGGTAAAGTCCTTGGTATCGACACGTTCGGTGCCTCAGCTCCAGCACAAACAGTTATTGACAACTACGGCTTCACAGTAGAAAACGTAGTGAAATTGGTTGGCGAATTGTAA
- a CDS encoding Nramp family divalent metal transporter produces MKKTKISLSEVNQSIAVPKNGGFFKTLKAFLGPGALVAVGYMDPGNWITSVIGGASYKYLLLSVILISSLIAMQLQQMAGKLGIVTRQDLAQMTAAHLPSWLRYLLFIVIELALMATDLAEVIGSGIALHLLFGWPLLFSILITILDVFLLLSLMRLGFRKIEAVVTTLILTILGIFIYLVALSKPSFSGILHGYLPHLSIFNLHQTTTNSQLTLALGIIGATVMPHNLYLHSSISQTRKVNYEDNKSISEAVRFMSWDSNLQLSLAFFVNSLLLILGATLFYGHSSDISAFSQMYNALNDSSVAGSIASGFLSTLFAVALLASGQNSTITGTLTGQIVTEGFLNLKLPQWSIRLTTRLLALLPVVIAAVFYGDKEAVLDQLIVYSQVFLSLALPFSIFPLVYFTSNPKIMGNMVNARWNTLFGYLVAFILTLLNFKLIYDVL; encoded by the coding sequence ATGAAAAAAACAAAAATATCGCTTAGTGAAGTAAATCAAAGTATTGCTGTTCCAAAAAATGGTGGTTTTTTCAAGACTCTAAAGGCATTTTTAGGACCTGGAGCACTAGTAGCTGTTGGTTATATGGATCCAGGGAACTGGATTACTAGTGTTATAGGTGGTGCCAGTTATAAATACCTATTATTATCTGTTATCTTGATATCTTCTCTTATTGCCATGCAACTGCAACAAATGGCCGGAAAGTTAGGTATTGTTACTCGCCAAGATTTAGCCCAAATGACAGCAGCACATTTACCTAGTTGGCTACGCTATCTGCTGTTTATCGTCATAGAATTAGCCTTAATGGCGACTGATTTGGCTGAGGTTATTGGTTCTGGTATTGCTCTTCATTTACTCTTTGGCTGGCCATTACTATTCTCCATTCTCATTACCATACTGGATGTCTTCTTACTCTTGTCACTGATGAGATTGGGTTTTCGAAAAATAGAAGCCGTGGTAACAACGTTAATTTTAACTATTTTAGGCATTTTCATTTATCTAGTAGCATTGTCCAAACCTAGTTTTTCAGGGATTCTACACGGATACCTTCCTCATCTCTCTATATTCAACCTTCATCAAACTACTACTAATAGCCAACTAACTCTAGCTCTTGGTATCATTGGCGCTACAGTCATGCCACACAATCTCTATCTGCACTCGTCCATTTCACAGACACGGAAAGTAAATTATGAAGATAATAAGTCAATCTCTGAAGCGGTACGCTTTATGAGTTGGGATTCAAACTTACAACTAAGCCTAGCATTTTTTGTCAATTCTTTACTTCTCATTCTTGGAGCCACACTATTTTATGGACACTCTAGTGATATCAGTGCTTTTTCACAAATGTATAATGCACTCAATGACTCCTCAGTTGCAGGGAGTATTGCTAGCGGCTTCTTATCAACTTTATTTGCAGTCGCTTTATTGGCTAGTGGCCAGAATTCAACCATCACAGGAACACTGACTGGACAGATTGTCACAGAAGGCTTTCTTAACCTCAAACTCCCACAATGGAGTATCCGATTAACAACTCGACTCTTAGCCTTATTACCAGTAGTCATTGCAGCTGTATTTTACGGGGATAAAGAAGCCGTTCTAGATCAACTAATTGTCTATTCACAAGTATTCCTCTCACTTGCTCTGCCATTTTCTATCTTTCCACTTGTTTACTTTACGTCTAACCCTAAAATAATGGGAAATATGGTTAATGCCCGTTGGAACACTCTTTTCGGCTACCTTGTGGCTTTCATATTAACCTTACTCAACTTCAAACTTATCTATGACGTTCTGTAG
- the tadA gene encoding tRNA adenosine(34) deaminase TadA codes for MHYTDEEKEYFMRQALEEARKSLEKDEIPIGCVIVKEGQIIGRGHNAREELNQAIMHAEVMAIQEANRVEGNWRLLETTLFVTIEPCVMCSGAIGLARIPRVIYGATNQKFGAAGSLYDILADVRLNHRVEVEKGILEEECAQMMQVFFRQRREKQKADKLATKSKVDQS; via the coding sequence ATGCACTATACAGACGAAGAAAAAGAATATTTTATGAGACAAGCCTTAGAAGAGGCACGAAAATCCCTTGAAAAAGATGAAATCCCAATCGGTTGCGTAATTGTGAAGGAAGGGCAGATTATTGGTAGAGGCCACAATGCGCGTGAAGAGCTCAATCAGGCGATTATGCATGCTGAAGTTATGGCGATTCAAGAGGCTAATCGTGTTGAGGGGAATTGGAGGTTGCTTGAGACCACACTTTTTGTGACAATTGAACCCTGTGTCATGTGTAGCGGGGCTATTGGTCTCGCACGCATTCCAAGGGTGATTTATGGAGCCACCAATCAAAAGTTTGGTGCTGCTGGGAGTCTTTATGATATTTTAGCGGACGTCCGTCTGAATCATCGAGTAGAGGTGGAAAAGGGAATATTGGAAGAGGAGTGTGCCCAAATGATGCAAGTTTTTTTCAGACAACGTAGGGAGAAGCAAAAAGCTGATAAGCTGGCTACTAAATCCAAAGTGGATCAATCCTAA
- a CDS encoding glucose-6-phosphate isomerase: MTHITFDYSKVLGQFVGAQEVDYMQPQVTLADQMLRQGTGPGSDFIGWLDLPENYDKEEFARIKKAAAKIQNESEVLVVIGIGGSYLGAKAAIDFLSNSFANLQTREERKAPQILYAGNSISSSYLADLVDYVADKDFSVNVISKSGTTTEPAIAFRVFKELLVKKYGQEEANNRIYATTDKAKGAVKVEADANGWETFVVPDNVGGRFSVLTAVGLLPIAASGADIDALMEGANAARTTFTSDKIAENQAYQYAAVRNILYRKGYVTEILANYEPSLQYFSEWWKQLAGESEGKDQKGINPTSANFSTDLHSLGQFIQEGNRNIFETVVRVDKPRKNILIPEMEEDLDGLGYLQGKDVDFVNKKATDGVLLAHTDGGVPNMFVTLPQQDEFTLGYTFYFFELAIAISGYLNAINPFDQPGVEAYKKNMFALLGKPGFEELGAELNARL; this comes from the coding sequence ATGACACATATTACATTTGATTATTCAAAAGTCTTAGGCCAATTTGTTGGTGCACAAGAAGTTGATTATATGCAACCACAGGTTACATTGGCTGACCAAATGCTTCGTCAAGGTACAGGTCCTGGTAGCGACTTTATTGGTTGGTTGGATTTGCCAGAAAACTATGACAAAGAAGAATTTGCTCGTATCAAGAAAGCTGCAGCTAAGATCCAAAATGAAAGTGAAGTTTTGGTGGTTATTGGTATCGGTGGTTCATACCTTGGTGCCAAAGCAGCGATTGACTTTTTAAGCAATTCTTTTGCTAATTTGCAAACTCGTGAAGAACGCAAAGCGCCACAAATCCTTTACGCTGGAAATTCTATCTCATCAAGCTACCTTGCTGACTTGGTTGACTACGTGGCAGATAAAGATTTCTCTGTTAACGTGATTTCTAAATCAGGTACAACAACAGAGCCTGCGATTGCTTTCCGTGTCTTTAAAGAATTGCTTGTGAAAAAATACGGTCAAGAAGAAGCTAATAACCGTATCTATGCTACAACAGATAAAGCCAAAGGTGCTGTAAAAGTGGAAGCAGATGCAAATGGTTGGGAAACTTTTGTTGTTCCAGATAACGTTGGTGGACGCTTCTCAGTATTGACAGCAGTTGGACTTTTGCCAATCGCAGCATCTGGTGCAGATATTGACGCTCTTATGGAAGGTGCAAATGCTGCCCGTACGACATTCACATCTGATAAAATTGCTGAAAACCAAGCATACCAATATGCTGCAGTGCGTAACATTCTTTACAGAAAAGGTTATGTAACAGAAATCTTAGCTAACTACGAGCCATCACTTCAATACTTCAGCGAGTGGTGGAAACAATTGGCTGGTGAGTCAGAAGGTAAGGACCAAAAAGGTATCAATCCAACATCTGCAAACTTCTCAACAGACTTGCACTCACTTGGACAATTTATCCAAGAAGGAAACCGCAACATCTTTGAAACAGTTGTTCGTGTTGACAAACCTAGAAAAAATATTCTTATCCCTGAAATGGAAGAAGACCTTGACGGTCTTGGCTACTTGCAAGGAAAAGACGTTGACTTTGTAAACAAAAAAGCAACGGATGGTGTGCTTCTTGCTCACACAGATGGTGGCGTACCAAACATGTTTGTAACTCTTCCACAACAAGATGAGTTCACACTTGGTTACACCTTCTACTTCTTTGAATTGGCTATTGCTATCTCTGGTTACCTCAATGCTATCAACCCATTTGACCAACCAGGTGTAGAAGCCTACAAGAAAAATATGTTCGCTCTTCTTGGCAAACCAGGATTTGAAGAACTCGGTGCAGAATTAAACGCACGTTTGTAA
- a CDS encoding metallophosphoesterase produces MKNEFFVVGDVHGEFELLLDILNKWNEERQQLIFLGDLIDRGENSKACLELVWQLVREKEAIYLTGNHERMFLAWLRNPLERYDHYRRNGGDTTINSLLGRPLDTPVDGLVDANAVMEQYEELINFVKTCPYHVETEHYIFVHAGVDLTLSDWRATNNHDKVWLRKPFHEAKNTTGKTIVFGHTPVYSLYQTNLRISQIWTSPDGKMGIDGGAVYGGVLHGIVLDDTGLVKDNIIGTVYPRKHTSD; encoded by the coding sequence ATGAAAAATGAATTTTTTGTAGTGGGTGATGTCCATGGAGAGTTTGAGCTCCTACTAGATATTTTAAATAAATGGAATGAAGAGCGACAACAGCTAATTTTTCTGGGAGATTTGATTGACCGTGGAGAAAATTCAAAGGCCTGTTTAGAACTGGTTTGGCAGTTGGTTCGCGAAAAGGAAGCTATCTATCTGACAGGTAACCATGAACGTATGTTTTTAGCTTGGTTGCGGAATCCCTTGGAACGCTATGACCATTACCGGAGGAATGGAGGAGATACGACCATTAACTCTCTTCTTGGGCGTCCCTTGGATACACCTGTGGATGGCTTAGTCGATGCCAATGCGGTGATGGAACAATACGAAGAATTGATTAACTTTGTCAAAACATGCCCTTACCATGTAGAAACCGAGCACTATATTTTCGTTCATGCGGGTGTGGATCTGACCTTGTCTGATTGGCGTGCAACGAACAACCATGATAAGGTATGGTTGCGCAAGCCATTCCATGAGGCTAAAAATACAACCGGAAAGACCATTGTTTTTGGTCATACACCTGTGTATAGTCTTTATCAGACCAATCTCCGCATTAGTCAAATTTGGACTAGCCCAGACGGTAAAATGGGGATTGATGGCGGAGCTGTTTACGGCGGAGTTCTCCATGGGATTGTACTGGATGACACAGGTCTGGTAAAAGATAATATTATTGGTACTGTTTATCCAAGGAAACATACGAGTGATTGA
- the dapD gene encoding 2,3,4,5-tetrahydropyridine-2,6-dicarboxylate N-acetyltransferase — MTAQKMTAQEIIAFIGNAVKKTTVKVTFEGELAGPVPAEVTKLGNVLFGDWKDVEPLLTNLTENVDYVVEQDGRNSAVPLLDKRNINARIEPGAIIRDQVTIGDNAVIMMGAVINIGAEIGPGTMIDMGAILGGRATVGKNSHIGAGAVLAGVIEPASAEPVRVGDNVLVGANAVVIEGVQIGSGSVVAAGAIVTQDVPENVVVAGVPARIIKEIDAQTQQKTALEEALRTL, encoded by the coding sequence ATGACTGCACAAAAAATGACTGCACAAGAAATCATTGCCTTTATCGGTAATGCTGTGAAAAAAACAACTGTGAAAGTAACTTTTGAAGGGGAATTGGCTGGTCCTGTTCCTGCAGAAGTGACAAAACTTGGCAACGTCCTCTTCGGTGACTGGAAAGACGTCGAGCCACTTTTGACAAACTTGACTGAAAATGTAGACTACGTGGTTGAGCAAGACGGCCGCAATTCAGCTGTGCCCTTGTTGGACAAACGGAACATCAATGCCCGTATCGAGCCAGGTGCGATTATCCGCGATCAAGTGACCATTGGCGATAATGCCGTTATCATGATGGGTGCTGTGATCAACATCGGTGCGGAAATCGGCCCAGGTACCATGATTGACATGGGTGCTATCCTAGGTGGTCGTGCGACGGTTGGTAAAAACAGCCACATCGGTGCAGGTGCGGTCCTTGCAGGTGTCATCGAGCCAGCTTCGGCTGAGCCAGTGCGTGTTGGCGACAATGTTTTGGTCGGTGCCAATGCCGTTGTTATCGAGGGCGTGCAAATCGGTAGTGGCTCTGTTGTCGCAGCGGGTGCTATTGTGACTCAAGACGTCCCTGAAAATGTTGTGGTGGCAGGTGTGCCAGCCCGCATCATCAAGGAAATCGACGCTCAAACCCAACAAAAAACAGCCTTGGAAGAGGCTTTGCGGACACTCTAA
- a CDS encoding N-acetyldiaminopimelate deacetylase encodes MLDLIATRRALHQIPELGMEEFKTHAFLMETIANLLQDCSFAQVRTWETGILVYLTGSAPEKTIGWRTDIDGLPIVEETDLDFKSLHPDRMHACGHDFHMTIALGLLEKMAEQQPKNNLLFLFQPAEENLAGGMLMYEAGAFGDWLPDEFYGLHVRPDLKVGQMATNRATLFAGTCEVKIRFTGKGGHAAFPHTANDALVAASYFVTQVQSVVSRNVDPIEGAVVTFGSMHAGTTNNVIAETAFLHGTIRALTQSMSLLVQKRVREIAEGIALSFGVDLDIELNPSGYLPVENNPQLADELMTYFEQVDGVEMIDCPPAMTGEDFGYLLNKVTGVMFWLGVDTPYPLHNPRLSPKEEVLPFAVDKLSDFLKMKAN; translated from the coding sequence ATGCTAGATTTAATCGCGACACGCCGAGCCCTCCACCAGATTCCAGAGCTGGGCATGGAGGAGTTCAAGACCCACGCCTTTCTTATGGAGACCATTGCAAATCTGCTTCAAGACTGCTCTTTTGCCCAAGTTCGCACGTGGGAGACGGGTATCTTGGTTTATCTGACAGGTTCTGCACCTGAAAAGACCATTGGTTGGCGGACGGATATTGACGGCCTGCCTATCGTGGAAGAAACGGACCTGGACTTCAAGTCCCTCCACCCAGACCGTATGCATGCCTGTGGACATGATTTCCACATGACCATTGCCTTGGGGCTTTTGGAGAAAATGGCAGAGCAGCAACCGAAAAATAACCTACTCTTCTTGTTTCAGCCTGCGGAGGAAAATCTAGCGGGTGGTATGCTCATGTATGAAGCGGGGGCCTTTGGTGATTGGTTACCAGATGAATTTTATGGGCTCCATGTCCGACCAGATCTCAAAGTTGGTCAAATGGCCACCAACCGTGCGACACTCTTTGCTGGGACCTGTGAAGTCAAGATACGGTTTACAGGAAAGGGTGGTCACGCAGCATTTCCCCATACCGCCAATGACGCCTTGGTGGCAGCCAGCTACTTTGTGACCCAGGTTCAGTCAGTGGTGAGTCGAAATGTCGACCCAATCGAGGGAGCTGTGGTGACCTTCGGCTCCATGCACGCGGGCACGACCAACAACGTTATTGCCGAAACAGCCTTTTTGCATGGCACCATTCGGGCCTTGACCCAGAGTATGAGCCTCTTGGTGCAAAAACGAGTGCGTGAAATAGCAGAAGGGATTGCCTTGTCCTTTGGAGTGGACTTGGACATCGAGCTCAATCCAAGTGGTTATCTGCCTGTGGAGAACAATCCTCAACTGGCAGATGAACTGATGACCTATTTTGAACAGGTTGATGGTGTGGAAATGATTGACTGTCCACCTGCCATGACGGGTGAAGACTTTGGCTACCTGCTCAACAAGGTTACAGGTGTAATGTTCTGGCTGGGTGTGGATACGCCTTATCCCCTTCACAATCCTCGTCTCAGTCCCAAAGAGGAAGTACTTCCCTTTGCTGTGGATAAGTTGAGCGATTTTTTGAAAATGAAAGCAAACTAG
- a CDS encoding 5-formyltetrahydrofolate cyclo-ligase: MDKKEIRKEVLGTLQGLTSSQRARWSQQLTERLLSSDTYKCSKSLGTYLSMGHEFDTSYLIEQAQKDGKCIFIPKTYSQGRMDFVEYNPDDLVKTRFGVWEPGTYSQPVDKSVVNWIHVPGLAWNLAGFRVGYGAGFYDRYLLDYQGETVSTLGSFQLYDFEHQTFDIPVKELLIFEESF; encoded by the coding sequence GTGGATAAAAAAGAAATTCGGAAAGAAGTGCTAGGGACTTTGCAAGGACTAACGAGTAGTCAACGAGCAAGATGGAGTCAGCAACTAACAGAAAGGCTCCTTTCTTCTGACACCTATAAGTGCTCAAAGTCGCTTGGGACCTACCTTTCTATGGGACATGAGTTCGATACTAGTTACTTAATTGAACAGGCTCAAAAGGATGGAAAATGTATTTTCATTCCTAAGACCTATTCACAAGGACGCATGGATTTTGTAGAATATAATCCTGATGATTTGGTTAAAACCAGGTTTGGAGTTTGGGAACCAGGGACTTATTCACAACCTGTGGATAAGTCTGTGGTTAACTGGATTCATGTCCCTGGATTGGCTTGGAATCTAGCAGGGTTTCGGGTTGGCTATGGGGCAGGGTTTTATGACCGCTACTTGTTAGATTATCAGGGGGAGACGGTATCGACCTTGGGCTCTTTCCAGTTATATGATTTTGAACACCAGACATTTGATATCCCAGTAAAGGAGTTGTTGATTTTTGAAGAATCTTTTTGA
- a CDS encoding rhomboid family intramembrane serine protease — protein MKNLFDKRYPVTNGLLAATALVFLFIQIFRFGQTTTAYTIFEFGGMYGEVVRYDPTQLWRLVSPIFVHIGWEHFLFNGITLLGLGYQLEGLFGARRFFLLYLLSGIMGNLFVLFFTPDVVGAGASTSLFGLFAAMALLRKFSRSPYLQVLGQRYMLLLGLNLALGLFTPSISMAGHIGGAIGGCLVVIFLPPLTEKNLFTGKQVFYSFIGYLALIALLLGIFYFM, from the coding sequence TTGAAGAATCTTTTTGATAAGCGCTACCCTGTGACCAATGGCTTGTTGGCAGCTACGGCTCTTGTTTTTCTATTTATACAAATATTTCGCTTTGGGCAGACCACTACAGCCTATACGATTTTTGAATTCGGTGGTATGTATGGGGAAGTAGTGCGTTATGATCCGACTCAGTTGTGGCGCTTGGTTTCGCCTATTTTTGTCCACATTGGTTGGGAGCATTTTCTATTCAATGGTATTACTTTACTTGGTTTAGGTTATCAATTAGAGGGGCTTTTTGGGGCCCGGAGGTTCTTTCTTCTCTATCTATTATCTGGTATTATGGGGAACCTTTTTGTTCTCTTCTTTACACCAGATGTAGTTGGTGCAGGTGCGTCGACCTCGCTCTTTGGTCTATTTGCAGCCATGGCTCTTTTGAGAAAATTTAGTCGTAGCCCTTATTTACAAGTTCTTGGTCAGCGTTACATGCTTCTTCTAGGTCTGAACTTGGCATTAGGCCTTTTTACCCCATCCATTAGTATGGCGGGACATATTGGAGGAGCAATCGGTGGTTGTTTAGTCGTTATTTTTTTACCGCCGCTTACAGAGAAAAATTTATTTACTGGGAAACAGGTTTTTTACAGTTTCATTGGTTATTTGGCTTTGATTGCTTTGCTACTGGGCATATTCTATTTCATGTAA
- the galU gene encoding UTP--glucose-1-phosphate uridylyltransferase GalU yields MKKVRKAVIPAAGLGTRFLPATKALAKEMLPIVDKPTLQFIFEEALKSGIEDILVVTNKSKRSIEDHFDSNFELEYNLKEKGKNDLLKLVDDATAIRLHFIRQSYPKGLGDAVLQAKAFVGNEPFVVMLGDDLMDITDPTATPITKQLIEDYEATHASTIAVMPVPHEEVSSYGVIAPHGEGVNGLYSVETFVEKPKPEDAPSDLAIIGRYLLTPEIFDILENQEPGAGNEIQLTDAIDTLNKTQRVFAREFTGKRYDVGDKFGFMKTSIDYALTHPQVKDDVKDYIIELAKQFHTEEEK; encoded by the coding sequence ATGAAAAAAGTTAGAAAAGCAGTCATCCCTGCTGCAGGATTGGGAACACGTTTCCTTCCAGCAACAAAAGCACTCGCAAAAGAAATGCTACCGATTGTGGACAAGCCAACTCTTCAATTTATCTTTGAAGAAGCCCTCAAATCTGGTATCGAAGATATCTTGGTCGTAACCAACAAATCAAAACGTTCCATCGAAGATCACTTCGACTCAAACTTTGAATTGGAATACAACCTCAAGGAAAAAGGGAAGAATGATCTTTTGAAATTGGTCGATGATGCGACTGCCATCCGACTTCATTTTATCCGCCAAAGTTATCCAAAGGGATTGGGTGATGCAGTATTACAGGCCAAGGCCTTTGTTGGAAATGAGCCTTTCGTTGTTATGTTGGGCGATGACCTCATGGATATTACCGATCCTACAGCCACTCCAATAACCAAGCAATTGATCGAGGACTACGAAGCAACACATGCTTCTACCATTGCAGTGATGCCAGTTCCACACGAAGAAGTTTCATCTTACGGTGTGATTGCACCTCACGGCGAAGGAGTAAACGGTCTTTACAGCGTGGAAACCTTTGTTGAAAAACCAAAACCAGAAGACGCACCATCTGACCTTGCCATCATTGGTCGCTACCTTTTGACACCTGAAATCTTTGATATCTTGGAAAATCAAGAACCAGGTGCCGGCAATGAAATCCAGTTGACAGATGCCATTGATACTCTGAACAAAACGCAACGTGTTTTCGCACGTGAATTTACAGGCAAACGTTATGATGTCGGAGATAAATTTGGTTTCATGAAAACATCAATTGATTACGCATTGACCCATCCACAGGTTAAAGATGATGTCAAAGATTACATCATTGAACTTGCTAAACAGTTCCACACTGAAGAAGAAAAGTAA